One window from the genome of Mumia sp. ZJ1417 encodes:
- the nucS gene encoding endonuclease NucS, whose translation MRLVIARCQVDYAGRLTAHLPMATRLILVKSDGSVSIHSDDRAYKPLNWMSPPATLREVRTEDGALEWTVSATKTDDTLRILIDELVHDSSHDLGIDPGLQKDGVEKHLQELLAEHPTTLGDGMTLVRREYMTAIGPVDLLCKDPDGASVAIEVKRRGEIDGVEQLTRYLELMNRDPLLAPVRGIFAAQEIKPQARTLATDRGIECRVVDYDALRGIDDPSLRLF comes from the coding sequence GTGCGACTCGTCATTGCCCGTTGCCAGGTCGACTATGCAGGTCGCCTCACGGCCCACCTCCCGATGGCCACACGTCTCATCCTCGTGAAGTCGGACGGATCGGTGTCGATCCACTCCGACGACCGCGCGTACAAGCCTCTCAACTGGATGAGCCCTCCGGCGACGCTGCGCGAGGTCAGGACCGAGGACGGCGCCCTCGAGTGGACGGTCTCGGCCACCAAGACCGACGACACGCTGCGGATCCTCATCGACGAGCTCGTCCACGACTCGAGCCACGACCTGGGCATCGACCCGGGGCTCCAGAAGGACGGCGTCGAGAAGCACCTCCAGGAGCTCCTGGCCGAGCACCCGACGACGCTCGGTGACGGCATGACCCTGGTGCGCCGCGAGTACATGACCGCGATCGGCCCCGTGGACCTCTTGTGCAAGGACCCCGACGGCGCCTCGGTCGCGATCGAGGTGAAGCGACGCGGCGAGATCGACGGCGTCGAGCAGCTCACGCGCTACCTCGAGCTGATGAACCGCGATCCCCTGCTCGCCCCCGTACGCGGCATTTTCGCGGCGCAGGAGATCAAGCCGCAGGCCCGCACGCTCGCGACCGACCGTGGCATCGAGTGCCGCGTCGTCGACTACGACGCGCTGCGCGGCATCGACGACCCGAGTCTGCGCCTGTTCTGA
- a CDS encoding 3-hydroxyacyl-CoA dehydrogenase family protein, which yields MAREINSVGVVGLGTMGAGIAEVLARNGISVIGVDRDEAGLDHGRGTIAHSTQRAAERGKLADDDRAALLGRITYTTDLTSLADVDLVIEAVVEQLDVKIDVFQQLDKIVRDDAILASNTSALSVTEIASATKLPSRVVGLHFFNPAPVQDFVEVVRTVVSAPDVVDDVVALAQRLGKSPVTVGDKAGFIANALLFAYLNHAASMYEAQYATREDIDAAMRLGCGYPMGPLALLDLIGLDTAYEILETMYLQDRKRVHAPSPILKQMVTAGLLGRKSGRGFYTYTEEYASEVVADAATPSADVAPQLRRDIATVGVVGTGTMAAGIVEVFAKAGYDVVYVGRTPDKLDGVRAAITKSLDKAISRGRSTEEKKAEVLARLSGSTEREALADVDIVVEAIAEDLDVKVELFKDLDRLCKPGAILATTTSSLPVIACAAVTSRPADIIGMHFFNPAPVMKLVEVVSTVATADEVSETVTALCAQIGKHPVSCGDRAGFIVNALLFPYLNDAVKMLEAHYATADDIDVAMKLGCRLPMGPFELLDVVGNDVSLAIEQTLFREFREPAWAPAPLLEHLVTAGYLGRKTGRGFRDYARR from the coding sequence GTGGCGCGCGAGATCAACTCAGTCGGAGTCGTCGGCCTGGGCACCATGGGTGCCGGCATCGCAGAGGTGCTCGCCCGCAACGGCATCTCGGTGATCGGCGTCGATCGCGACGAGGCGGGGCTCGACCACGGCCGCGGCACGATCGCGCACTCGACCCAGCGCGCCGCCGAGCGGGGCAAGCTGGCCGACGACGACCGTGCGGCTCTGCTCGGTCGCATCACCTACACCACCGACCTGACCTCCCTCGCCGACGTCGATCTGGTCATCGAGGCCGTGGTCGAGCAGCTCGACGTCAAGATCGACGTCTTCCAGCAGCTCGACAAGATCGTCCGTGACGACGCGATCCTCGCATCCAACACCTCGGCGCTCTCGGTCACCGAGATCGCGTCGGCCACCAAGCTCCCCAGCCGCGTCGTCGGGCTCCACTTCTTCAACCCGGCGCCGGTCCAGGACTTCGTCGAGGTCGTCCGGACGGTCGTCTCCGCGCCCGACGTCGTCGACGACGTCGTCGCCCTGGCGCAGCGTCTGGGCAAGAGCCCCGTCACCGTCGGCGACAAGGCCGGCTTCATCGCCAACGCGCTGCTCTTCGCCTATCTCAACCACGCGGCCTCGATGTACGAGGCGCAGTACGCGACGCGCGAGGACATCGACGCCGCGATGCGACTCGGCTGCGGCTACCCGATGGGCCCGCTCGCGCTTCTCGACCTCATCGGCCTCGACACCGCGTACGAGATCCTCGAGACGATGTACCTCCAGGACCGCAAGCGTGTCCACGCGCCGTCGCCGATCCTCAAGCAGATGGTCACCGCCGGCCTCCTCGGCCGCAAGTCCGGCCGCGGCTTCTACACGTACACCGAGGAGTACGCGTCGGAGGTCGTCGCCGATGCCGCCACCCCGTCGGCCGATGTCGCGCCGCAGCTGCGCCGCGACATCGCCACCGTCGGTGTCGTCGGCACCGGCACCATGGCCGCGGGCATCGTCGAGGTCTTCGCCAAGGCCGGCTACGACGTCGTCTACGTCGGACGCACGCCCGACAAGCTCGACGGCGTCCGTGCTGCGATCACCAAGTCGCTCGACAAGGCCATCTCGCGCGGCAGGTCCACCGAGGAGAAGAAGGCCGAGGTCCTCGCGCGGCTGTCCGGCAGCACCGAGCGCGAGGCCTTGGCCGACGTCGACATCGTCGTCGAGGCGATCGCGGAGGATCTCGACGTGAAGGTCGAGCTGTTCAAGGACCTCGACCGCCTCTGCAAGCCCGGTGCGATCCTCGCCACGACAACGTCCTCGTTGCCGGTCATCGCGTGCGCCGCGGTCACCAGCCGCCCGGCCGACATCATCGGGATGCACTTCTTCAACCCCGCGCCGGTGATGAAGCTCGTCGAGGTCGTCTCGACCGTGGCGACCGCCGACGAAGTGAGCGAGACCGTCACGGCGCTGTGCGCCCAGATCGGCAAGCACCCCGTGTCGTGCGGCGACCGCGCGGGCTTCATCGTCAACGCGTTGCTCTTCCCGTACCTCAACGACGCCGTCAAGATGCTCGAGGCGCACTACGCCACCGCCGACGACATCGACGTCGCGATGAAGCTCGGCTGCCGGCTGCCGATGGGTCCGTTCGAGCTGCTCGACGTCGTCGGCAACGACGTGTCGCTGGCGATCGAGCAGACCCTCTTCCGCGAGTTCCGTGAGCCCGCCTGGGCGCCGGCGCCGCTGCTCGAGCACCTCGTGACCGCGGGCTACCTCGGGCGCAAGACCGGACGCGGCTTTCGCGACTACGCCCGCCGCTGA
- a CDS encoding YihY/virulence factor BrkB family protein, with product MGRRASTEAWVGRAVAVKAWFDASFPGRCVRHMYDMDGRNRAITLSGQAFIALIPLLVVGSSWLSSSGDQQVDDLLIDYFGLTGSAAEAMSLLFASPPDATGGFTLGSFVILLLSIGSFSRTLQRMYELAWSLEAAPRVKAASAGFLGVFFMLAMFVLVGWVGHLLGPAGVPVQVVISVPLWMMLLRIELAGRATVEALLPAAILTTGVQLAAGWWTHLYVPHLIAIDAQRYGVIGVAFAIVAWLVVVAYVLVGTAVVGYELSVWMRDRGITATMMAWVGRVVPRLTRQEDP from the coding sequence GTGGGACGGCGTGCCAGCACAGAGGCCTGGGTCGGGAGGGCCGTCGCCGTCAAGGCGTGGTTCGACGCGTCCTTCCCCGGCCGCTGCGTGCGTCACATGTACGACATGGACGGGCGGAACCGTGCGATCACCCTGTCCGGCCAGGCGTTCATCGCCCTGATCCCGCTCCTGGTCGTCGGTTCGAGCTGGTTGTCCAGCTCGGGCGACCAGCAGGTCGACGACCTGCTCATCGACTACTTCGGTCTCACCGGCAGCGCCGCCGAGGCCATGAGCCTGCTGTTCGCGTCGCCGCCGGACGCGACGGGCGGGTTCACCCTCGGGAGCTTCGTGATCCTGCTGCTGTCGATCGGTTCCTTCTCACGGACGCTCCAGCGGATGTACGAGCTCGCCTGGTCTCTCGAGGCCGCGCCACGGGTGAAGGCCGCCTCGGCCGGCTTCCTCGGCGTCTTCTTCATGCTCGCGATGTTCGTCCTGGTCGGTTGGGTCGGACACCTCCTCGGCCCCGCGGGCGTCCCGGTCCAAGTGGTGATCTCGGTGCCGCTGTGGATGATGCTGCTCCGGATCGAGCTGGCGGGGCGTGCCACCGTCGAGGCCCTGCTGCCCGCGGCGATCCTCACGACGGGCGTGCAGCTCGCGGCCGGCTGGTGGACCCATCTGTACGTGCCGCACCTCATCGCGATCGACGCCCAGCGCTACGGGGTGATCGGTGTCGCGTTCGCGATCGTCGCGTGGCTCGTCGTCGTGGCGTACGTGCTGGTCGGCACCGCCGTCGTCGGCTACGAGCTGTCGGTCTGGATGCGCGACCGGGGCATCACCGCCACCATGATGGCCTGGGTGGGACGGGTGGTCCCGCGCCTGACTCGGCAGGAGGACCCATGA
- a CDS encoding tyrosine-protein phosphatase, giving the protein MIDPATYPGASIPLETLPNLRGLGGWRTSDGRRVRDGVLYRSTDLSRLSGADLDAVAALGIRTVVDLRTQPERALRPDVVVPGAEHVVLDVLADDTDATPTDMATILEDPKRAKTLLGDGQVEELLSRAYTQLVALPSARTAYRTFFSDLLALDRGPVLFHCTTGKDRTGWAAATTLLMVGVPEEDVVREYLLTNDQLLPALKPVFDEFAAHGGDPALLRPVLGVREAYLETSMAQARTQYGDLATYFAEGLGVGPDRREALRDLLTEC; this is encoded by the coding sequence ATGATCGATCCCGCGACGTACCCAGGTGCGTCGATCCCCTTGGAGACGCTCCCCAACCTGCGCGGTCTCGGCGGGTGGAGGACCAGCGACGGGCGCCGTGTCCGCGACGGAGTGCTCTACCGATCGACGGACCTGAGCCGGCTGAGCGGAGCGGACCTGGACGCGGTCGCCGCGCTCGGCATCCGGACGGTGGTGGACCTGCGGACCCAACCCGAGCGCGCACTGCGCCCGGATGTCGTGGTGCCGGGGGCTGAGCACGTCGTGCTCGACGTCCTCGCCGACGACACCGACGCCACACCCACCGACATGGCGACGATCCTCGAGGACCCGAAGCGCGCCAAGACGCTCCTCGGCGACGGGCAGGTGGAGGAGCTGCTCAGCCGGGCCTACACGCAGCTGGTCGCCCTCCCGAGCGCGCGTACGGCGTACCGGACGTTCTTCTCCGACCTCCTCGCGCTCGACCGCGGCCCCGTGCTGTTCCACTGCACCACGGGCAAGGACCGTACGGGGTGGGCCGCGGCGACGACCCTCCTGATGGTCGGCGTGCCGGAGGAGGACGTGGTGCGCGAGTACCTGCTCACCAACGACCAGCTCCTCCCGGCGCTCAAGCCCGTCTTCGACGAGTTCGCGGCGCACGGCGGCGATCCCGCACTGCTCCGCCCGGTCCTCGGGGTCCGTGAGGCGTACCTCGAGACCAGCATGGCGCAGGCGCGGACGCAGTACGGCGATCTCGCGACGTACTTCGCCGAGGGACTCGGCGTCGGCCCGGACCGCCGGGAGGCCCTTCGTGACCTCCTGACCGAGTGCTGA
- a CDS encoding DUF6325 family protein codes for MADNANPSGPVDIAVLGFLEGATPDGSVATVVADAVASGAVRLLDAVIVSRGEDGSVTVLDIDDGDAIREILGVESDVPGLLGEEDILAIAEAVPNGTSAVLVVWENVWAARFSAALGAVGGVVLAHERIDRSDLDAVVAAWGSE; via the coding sequence ATGGCGGACAACGCGAACCCGTCCGGCCCGGTCGACATCGCCGTGCTGGGGTTCCTGGAGGGGGCGACGCCTGACGGCAGCGTGGCCACCGTCGTGGCCGACGCCGTCGCGAGCGGAGCCGTACGGCTGCTCGATGCGGTGATCGTCTCCCGCGGTGAAGACGGGAGCGTGACGGTGCTCGACATCGACGACGGGGACGCGATCCGCGAGATCCTGGGCGTGGAGTCCGACGTGCCGGGCCTGCTGGGTGAGGAGGACATCCTCGCGATCGCCGAGGCGGTGCCGAACGGGACGTCCGCGGTGCTCGTCGTCTGGGAGAACGTGTGGGCCGCTCGCTTCTCCGCAGCGCTCGGCGCTGTAGGAGGCGTCGTCCTCGCGCACGAGCGCATCGACCGTTCCGACCTCGACGCCGTGGTGGCGGCGTGGGGATCTGAGTGA
- a CDS encoding SHOCT domain-containing protein has translation MIGGRGGRPGLIGLAARTAVVAGTAGAVNNRMQRRQDARYEQEAQSQAYEQQQQQAAMQAAAQQAAAAQQYAAQQPAPAAAGGGDVVTQLERLAALQQQGILTSEEFAAQKAKILGG, from the coding sequence ATGATCGGTGGACGTGGGGGACGCCCGGGCCTCATCGGGCTGGCGGCGAGGACTGCTGTCGTGGCAGGAACCGCCGGCGCGGTGAACAACCGGATGCAGCGACGCCAGGACGCCCGGTACGAGCAGGAGGCGCAGTCGCAGGCGTACGAGCAGCAGCAACAGCAGGCAGCGATGCAGGCTGCGGCGCAGCAGGCGGCCGCGGCCCAGCAGTACGCCGCGCAGCAGCCGGCGCCAGCTGCCGCGGGGGGCGGCGACGTCGTCACCCAGCTCGAGCGGCTCGCGGCACTGCAGCAGCAGGGGATCTTGACGTCGGAGGAGTTCGCCGCCCAGAAGGCCAAGATCCTCGGCGGCTGA
- a CDS encoding AI-2E family transporter: MPDDREPSTRLALPREPLIILTCAGALAAAIGLRVFAGIIAPLILALVLVVAVQPVRDFAVRRGVPEWLATGTTLLAVYAIVGGFGVALVVAAGRFATLLGEYEPQFQAFVNDIGDLLESWGVGSAEVQEMIRSIDLGSLVGIATDLIGGVAGAFSSIFFIVVLLFFVATDAGAFASKLRRVPSSGSRTAEAFGRFAQGTRTYLVVSTLFGLVVALVDVVALYALDIRDPWLWGILAFLTNYIPNIGFIIGLIPPTIIALLDHGWGTALAVILVYSAVNFVLQTLVQPRVVGNTVGLSGSLTFLSLIFWASLFGGIGAILAIPLTLFVKAVFVDVSPDRGWIGPLLSSDTVPKAVERTTP; the protein is encoded by the coding sequence GTGCCTGACGATCGAGAGCCATCGACGCGGCTCGCGCTCCCCCGTGAGCCACTGATCATCCTCACCTGCGCCGGCGCCCTCGCCGCAGCGATCGGGTTGCGCGTGTTCGCTGGCATCATCGCGCCGCTCATCCTCGCGCTCGTCCTCGTCGTCGCGGTCCAACCCGTCCGTGACTTCGCCGTGAGGCGCGGCGTCCCCGAGTGGCTCGCGACGGGGACCACCCTCCTTGCGGTGTACGCCATCGTGGGCGGCTTCGGAGTCGCCCTGGTGGTCGCCGCGGGCAGATTCGCGACGTTGCTCGGCGAGTACGAGCCGCAGTTCCAGGCGTTCGTCAACGACATCGGGGACCTCCTCGAGTCGTGGGGCGTCGGTAGCGCGGAGGTCCAGGAGATGATCAGGTCGATCGACCTGGGCAGCCTCGTCGGGATCGCGACAGACCTCATCGGAGGTGTCGCAGGCGCGTTCTCGAGCATCTTCTTCATCGTCGTCCTGCTCTTCTTCGTCGCGACGGACGCGGGCGCATTCGCCTCGAAGCTGCGCAGGGTCCCCTCGAGCGGCTCGCGTACGGCGGAGGCGTTCGGGAGGTTCGCCCAGGGGACGCGGACGTACCTGGTCGTGTCCACGCTGTTCGGGCTCGTCGTCGCCCTCGTCGACGTCGTCGCGCTGTACGCGCTCGACATCCGGGACCCGTGGCTGTGGGGCATCCTCGCGTTCCTCACGAACTACATTCCCAACATCGGGTTCATCATCGGCCTCATTCCGCCGACGATCATCGCGCTGCTCGATCACGGCTGGGGTACGGCGCTGGCCGTGATCCTCGTGTACTCGGCGGTGAACTTCGTGCTGCAGACCCTCGTGCAGCCCCGAGTCGTCGGCAACACGGTCGGACTGTCAGGATCGCTGACCTTCTTGTCCCTCATCTTCTGGGCCTCGCTGTTCGGCGGCATCGGGGCGATTCTGGCCATCCCCCTCACCTTGTTCGTCAAGGCCGTCTTCGTCGACGTCAGTCCCGACCGGGGCTGGATCGGCCCGCTGCTGTCCAGCGACACCGTGCCGAAGGCCGTGGAAAGGACCACACCATGA
- a CDS encoding LuxR C-terminal-related transcriptional regulator: protein MTLQADQDARTFDDAGVVVRRRLLSALDRAARRPITLVAAPTGYGKTTLLRQWAQEHPEALSFDGGRARPWEQVVCALREGRPVLVDDAHLAGWGSAFAAACGAAGPSASLVVASRVDPLVALHPDRLAGRVSEIRAEELAFSLGELSRVVARSGRRLDHAQAEAMHLETDGWPAGVRLTAMRSRDGLATDGAYSPSGSYLMAHVVADLDPRVRAFLLATAVPEEFDVALACRLSGRSDAYDVLGEITHSVGFVVRDGATGRLRYHPMLRHLLLSELEREPVARLHALHQIAGRWTFGRDQLEASAGHAVRAHDDDLAADVAVALACRSLGDDDWSALDALTSAVPAVFARDDERGRLLLTLRAARNDDSVGAAAALARTARRTSLDIPTHERVGTLTALCRGWLALGEGQGAAAQEWIAAADPAVDLGAGSPTAGLRSAWVRVYGALLVTDGRLDEVDAVRRYASRLARHAPCAGATAAEMTMWAAFAAGRPADAHKAAGEVERLSDGSPPRSVSLVRAWLDVERGSPAGVDPPQGQADQLPGMLPSPLLDLLAEHFRHRAVQPPRPAHEVVAECQRATTWLVARHTLLGAVTALLSAGATTTAVDAVQRVGTAHPRLDTSPYLLWIALTDALRTGVREQLGPLLEQVDCAHDVPEDLRVRTLLAAAALAHRGDDATAASARLRPALESTAVHGWRRPWLALGPSAFDLLTAEHGRVGAHGDLVTRLLVELRKDREITDELVVALSTRELEILQYLPTSLDQGELCATLFISRNTLKTHLRAIYRKLGVESRREAVLKAQRVGLL, encoded by the coding sequence GTGACGCTGCAGGCCGACCAGGACGCGCGGACGTTCGACGATGCAGGCGTCGTCGTTCGACGCCGACTCCTGAGCGCGCTCGACCGGGCCGCACGCCGACCGATCACGCTTGTCGCGGCTCCGACCGGGTACGGCAAGACCACCCTGCTCCGTCAGTGGGCGCAGGAGCATCCCGAGGCCCTGTCGTTCGATGGCGGGCGGGCACGGCCGTGGGAGCAGGTCGTTTGCGCACTGCGCGAGGGCCGCCCCGTCCTCGTCGACGATGCCCACCTCGCGGGATGGGGCAGTGCGTTCGCCGCGGCCTGCGGAGCCGCAGGGCCGTCGGCGTCCCTCGTCGTCGCCTCGCGTGTCGACCCCCTCGTCGCGCTCCACCCTGACCGGCTCGCCGGGCGGGTGTCGGAGATCCGGGCGGAGGAGCTCGCGTTCTCGCTGGGTGAGCTGTCTCGAGTCGTGGCCAGGTCGGGCCGCCGGCTCGACCACGCCCAGGCCGAGGCGATGCACCTCGAGACCGACGGATGGCCGGCCGGGGTCCGGCTGACGGCGATGCGCTCGCGCGACGGACTCGCGACGGACGGTGCCTACTCGCCGAGTGGCAGCTATCTCATGGCCCACGTGGTCGCCGACCTCGATCCCAGAGTGCGCGCGTTCCTCTTGGCGACTGCGGTGCCCGAGGAGTTCGACGTCGCCCTCGCGTGCCGCCTGTCGGGCCGGTCCGACGCCTACGACGTGCTGGGCGAGATCACGCACTCGGTCGGCTTCGTCGTGCGCGACGGCGCGACCGGCCGCCTCCGCTACCACCCGATGCTGCGCCACCTGCTCCTGAGCGAGCTCGAGCGCGAGCCTGTCGCGCGTTTGCACGCCCTGCACCAGATCGCCGGACGCTGGACGTTCGGACGCGATCAGCTGGAGGCGAGCGCAGGCCATGCCGTGCGGGCCCATGACGACGACCTCGCCGCCGACGTTGCGGTCGCGCTCGCCTGCCGAAGTCTCGGCGATGACGACTGGAGCGCGCTGGATGCGCTGACCAGCGCCGTACCGGCCGTGTTCGCCCGCGACGACGAGCGCGGGCGCCTCCTGCTGACGCTGCGCGCGGCACGCAACGACGACAGCGTGGGCGCGGCGGCCGCCCTCGCCCGCACCGCACGCCGTACGAGCCTCGACATCCCCACGCACGAGCGAGTCGGCACGTTGACCGCCCTGTGCCGCGGCTGGCTCGCGCTCGGCGAGGGCCAGGGCGCTGCCGCGCAGGAGTGGATCGCGGCGGCGGACCCTGCCGTCGACCTCGGCGCCGGCTCACCGACCGCAGGATTGCGCAGCGCGTGGGTGCGCGTCTACGGGGCGCTGCTGGTCACCGACGGCAGGCTCGACGAGGTCGATGCCGTCCGGCGGTACGCCTCTCGCCTGGCTCGCCACGCACCGTGCGCGGGGGCGACCGCCGCGGAGATGACGATGTGGGCGGCCTTCGCCGCCGGCCGCCCGGCGGATGCACACAAGGCCGCCGGCGAGGTCGAGCGGCTCAGCGACGGATCTCCACCCCGATCGGTCTCGCTCGTCCGCGCGTGGCTCGACGTCGAGCGCGGCTCCCCTGCGGGCGTCGATCCCCCTCAGGGGCAGGCGGACCAGCTCCCAGGGATGCTGCCGTCGCCTCTGCTCGACCTGCTCGCCGAGCACTTCCGTCATCGCGCGGTGCAGCCGCCCCGCCCCGCGCACGAGGTGGTGGCCGAGTGCCAGCGGGCGACCACGTGGCTCGTGGCACGTCATACCCTCCTTGGCGCAGTGACGGCGTTGCTGTCCGCCGGCGCGACAACGACGGCGGTCGACGCGGTGCAGCGGGTCGGTACGGCTCACCCGCGGCTCGACACCTCGCCCTACCTGTTGTGGATCGCACTCACGGACGCCCTGCGGACCGGTGTCCGCGAGCAGCTCGGACCGCTGCTCGAGCAGGTCGACTGCGCCCACGACGTCCCCGAGGACCTGCGCGTACGGACGCTGCTCGCTGCAGCAGCGCTCGCGCACAGGGGCGACGACGCCACCGCGGCCTCGGCCCGCTTGCGTCCGGCCCTCGAGAGCACCGCGGTCCACGGGTGGCGGCGGCCGTGGCTCGCCCTGGGACCGTCGGCGTTCGACCTGCTCACGGCCGAGCACGGCCGCGTGGGCGCGCACGGCGACCTGGTCACGCGCCTGCTCGTCGAGCTCCGTAAAGATCGGGAGATCACCGACGAGCTCGTGGTCGCGCTCTCGACCCGCGAGCTGGAGATCCTCCAATACCTCCCGACGTCCCTCGACCAAGGCGAGCTCTGCGCGACGCTGTTCATCTCCCGCAACACCCTCAAGACTCACCTGCGGGCGATCTATCGCAAGCTCGGCGTCGAGTCACGACGTGAGGCCGTCCTCAAAGCGCAGCGCGTCGGCCTCTTGTGA
- a CDS encoding alpha/beta hydrolase: MNDAQVIRGNSVLPARRTPITLHTADGLELVGELALPESRQPVATMICLHPLPTHGGMMDSHLFRKASYRLPALADIAVLRFNTRGTTSMQGTSGGAFDAAVGERYDVAAAIEFADFEDLPGIWLVGWSFGTDLTLKYGLDAEVEGAILLSPPLRYSSDADLDAWAADGKPLTALVPELDDYLRPAEARERFARVPQAEVIAVDGAKHLWVGDTERVLDEIVARLNPRATIPLPRTWEGPMERADASAYADRTVAAFESARPSEGPQEA; the protein is encoded by the coding sequence GTGAACGACGCTCAGGTGATCCGCGGCAACTCCGTCCTCCCCGCTCGGCGCACGCCGATCACGCTCCACACCGCCGACGGGCTCGAGCTCGTCGGAGAGCTCGCGCTGCCGGAGTCGCGCCAGCCCGTGGCGACGATGATCTGCCTGCACCCTCTGCCCACGCACGGCGGGATGATGGACAGCCACCTCTTCCGCAAGGCGTCGTACCGCCTCCCCGCGCTGGCGGACATCGCGGTGCTGCGCTTCAACACGCGCGGCACCACCAGCATGCAGGGCACCAGTGGGGGAGCGTTCGACGCGGCCGTGGGCGAGCGGTACGACGTCGCTGCCGCGATCGAGTTCGCGGACTTCGAGGACCTGCCCGGCATCTGGCTCGTCGGGTGGTCGTTCGGGACGGACCTCACGCTGAAGTACGGGCTGGACGCCGAGGTGGAGGGGGCGATCTTGCTGTCGCCGCCGTTGCGCTACTCGAGCGACGCCGATCTCGACGCATGGGCTGCCGACGGCAAGCCGCTGACGGCGCTGGTGCCCGAACTCGACGACTACCTGCGGCCCGCCGAGGCCCGGGAGCGCTTCGCGCGGGTGCCGCAGGCCGAGGTGATCGCCGTCGACGGTGCGAAGCACCTGTGGGTCGGAGACACCGAGCGTGTCCTGGACGAGATCGTGGCGCGCCTCAACCCGCGTGCCACGATCCCGCTCCCACGGACGTGGGAAGGTCCGATGGAGCGGGCCGACGCCTCAGCGTACGCAGATCGTACGGTCGCGGCGTTCGAGTCGGCCCGCCCCTCGGAAGGGCCTCAAGAGGCCTGA
- the ccrA gene encoding crotonyl-CoA carboxylase/reductase, whose protein sequence is MQHILDAIMAGDTSSEDFANIAIPETYRGVTVHKDEIDMFEGLATRDKDPRKSLHIDEVPMPELAPGEALVAVMASSINYNTVWTSIFEPVPTFGFLERYGRLSEYTKRHDLPYHVVGSDLAGVVLRTGPGVNAWKAGQEVVAHCLSVELESPDGHNDTMMDPEQRIWGFETNFGGLAEVAIVKANQLMPKPGHLSWEEAASPGLVNSTAYRQLVSKNGAAMKQGDTVLIWGASGGLGSYATQFALNGGATPVCVVSSPEKAEIVRSMGADLVIDRSAEDYKFWKNEHEQDPREWKRLGSKIRELTGGDDPDIVFEHPGRETFGASVYVARKGGTIVTCASTSGYMHQYDNRYLWMNLKNIKSSHFANYREAWEANRLIDKGMIHPTVSKVYSLEETGQAALDVHRNAHQGKVGVLCLSPEEGLGVRDAEKRARHVDQINRFRGV, encoded by the coding sequence GTGCAGCACATTCTCGACGCCATCATGGCGGGTGACACCTCGAGCGAGGACTTCGCGAACATCGCCATCCCCGAGACCTATCGCGGGGTCACGGTCCACAAGGACGAGATCGACATGTTCGAGGGTCTCGCCACGCGTGACAAGGACCCCCGCAAGAGTCTGCACATCGACGAGGTCCCCATGCCCGAGCTGGCACCGGGCGAGGCGCTGGTCGCGGTCATGGCGAGCTCGATCAACTACAACACGGTCTGGACGTCGATCTTCGAGCCGGTGCCGACCTTCGGTTTCCTCGAGCGGTACGGCCGCCTGTCGGAGTACACCAAGCGCCACGACCTCCCGTACCACGTCGTCGGCTCCGACCTTGCCGGCGTCGTCCTGCGCACCGGCCCGGGTGTCAACGCCTGGAAGGCCGGCCAGGAGGTCGTCGCCCACTGCCTGTCGGTCGAGCTCGAGAGCCCCGACGGCCACAACGACACGATGATGGACCCCGAGCAGCGCATCTGGGGTTTCGAGACGAACTTCGGCGGCCTCGCCGAGGTCGCGATCGTCAAGGCCAACCAGCTCATGCCGAAGCCCGGTCACCTCTCCTGGGAGGAGGCCGCCAGCCCGGGCCTGGTGAACTCCACCGCCTACCGCCAGCTGGTCTCCAAGAACGGCGCCGCGATGAAGCAGGGCGACACCGTCCTGATCTGGGGCGCCTCGGGCGGCCTCGGCTCGTACGCGACGCAGTTCGCGCTCAACGGCGGCGCCACCCCCGTGTGTGTCGTCTCGTCGCCGGAGAAGGCCGAGATCGTCCGCTCGATGGGCGCCGACCTGGTCATCGACCGTTCCGCCGAGGACTACAAGTTCTGGAAGAACGAGCACGAGCAGGATCCGCGGGAGTGGAAGCGCCTCGGCTCGAAGATCCGTGAGCTGACCGGTGGCGACGATCCCGACATCGTGTTCGAGCACCCGGGCCGCGAGACCTTCGGCGCCAGCGTCTACGTCGCACGCAAGGGCGGGACGATCGTGACCTGCGCGTCGACGTCGGGCTACATGCACCAGTACGACAACCGCTACCTCTGGATGAACCTGAAGAACATCAAGAGCTCCCACTTCGCGAACTATCGCGAGGCGTGGGAGGCCAACCGTCTCATCGATAAGGGCATGATCCACCCGACTGTGTCGAAGGTCTACAGCCTCGAAGAGACCGGCCAGGCGGCCCTCGACGTGCACCGCAACGCACACCAGGGCAAGGTCGGTGTGCTGTGCCTGTCGCCCGAGGAGGGCCTCGGTGTGCGCGACGCGGAGAAGCGCGCGCGTCACGTCGATCAGATCAACCGCTTCCGCGGCGTCTGA